Proteins from a single region of Undibacterium sp. KW1:
- a CDS encoding rhamnogalacturonan acetylesterase translates to MKLILRTIAMTAISALVLCACSQTRLAASPSPALSTKPTRIILVGDSTMAPKSGYGDALCARFKPEVTCLNLAKGGRSSGSYRAEGSWEVVQKLMASNTQFSQTLVLIQFGHNDQPGKPGRSTDLATEFPVNMAGYVNDVQAAGAQAVLVTPLTRRSFKGTQLQNDLRPWADASMKVAADKRVPMIDLNAISYSSVQAMGEAEADTLAMAPPPAALPAETGDLAKTERAGAAKSAFDRTHLGSKGAAHFSAMMLKELLLVAPNLQAHVIPGNR, encoded by the coding sequence ATGAAACTTATACTCCGCACTATCGCCATGACTGCGATCAGCGCATTGGTGCTGTGCGCTTGCAGCCAGACACGGCTGGCTGCATCGCCAAGTCCTGCATTGTCCACCAAGCCTACGCGCATCATACTCGTGGGTGACTCTACCATGGCCCCCAAAAGTGGCTATGGTGATGCCTTGTGCGCGCGCTTCAAGCCTGAGGTGACTTGCCTTAACCTGGCAAAAGGCGGGCGCAGCTCTGGCAGTTACCGTGCCGAAGGTTCATGGGAAGTAGTGCAAAAGCTCATGGCAAGCAATACACAGTTCAGCCAGACCCTGGTACTGATACAGTTCGGCCACAATGACCAGCCCGGCAAGCCCGGTCGCTCTACCGATCTGGCGACAGAGTTCCCTGTCAATATGGCAGGCTATGTCAATGATGTGCAGGCAGCCGGCGCGCAAGCCGTGCTGGTGACGCCCTTGACCAGGCGCAGCTTCAAGGGTACGCAATTGCAAAATGATTTGCGGCCCTGGGCAGATGCCAGCATGAAAGTGGCTGCCGACAAACGTGTGCCGATGATAGATTTGAATGCCATCAGTTATAGCTCAGTACAGGCGATGGGCGAGGCTGAAGCCGATACGCTGGCCATGGCACCGCCACCAGCCGCATTGCCAGCAGAGACTGGTGACCTGGCAAAGACGGAAAGAGCCGGTGCGGCGAAATCTGCTTTTGACCGTACTCACCTGGGTAGCAAAGGCGCAGCACACTTCTCTGCCATGATGCTCAAGGAATTGCTGCTGGTAGCGCCGAATTTGCAAGCGCATGTGATTCCAGGGAACAGATGA
- a CDS encoding pectinesterase family protein, translating into MCKREKSSALAVVAALASSGMLFTDSVFAQDSRLVKEPQTPAICSVLTAQLESGKQNAVSGRAPDTQSLQAAIDACRPGQAVRLSSRNGKTAFLSGALQLRSGVSLLLDTGVTLYASTHPFDYDRGTGTCGINDDKGKGCKPFITIERAKGSGIYGEGVIDGQGGERITGKEESWWQIARRAQKENNRQNVPRLIEVAQSNDFTLHNITLRNSPNFHVTLNQVDGFTAWGVRIDTPANARNTDGIDPISSRNITIANSYIRTGDDNVAIKAGNNGPTENITIRNNHFYSGHGMSIGSETNGGVSNVLVENLSMDGTTSGLRIKSDVSRGGLVQNINYRNVCIRNVKAPIDFDTHYGKTATGNLVPQYRNISLEHVQSLTPGKIILQGYDAEHVIALKMKDVSVADKSSSQFEHVQLEGRDKVVFNAVAANPGQCEKAFAAYPEPNSTTDISKRPQLDAHAAKNFSYSEVLKYAGFPGKEQVAPWDPLSAPIAADPQLVPDYIVDANATPDGIRAFRQVQAAVNQAAGDIEKSKAGKQRIHIYIKPGTYRELVYVPDTTIPITLYGSDAATTRISANLDAATTGSTYSSQFSAQFAGVHSNIVAMYNSIKDRPALGTFGTAVLWVKSPGFQAKNLTIENAYNKDQGNARADCQPGNCPDENGIYARSQMVHHQALAVMLDGADKTHFDGVRMLGFQDTLYMKSGKDGQTARQFFQRSYIEGDVDFIFGDATAYFFETEIKSLGDRNSSYVGAPNTNVKSRYGFVFDHCRFTHDGSSNALAGKFSLARQWFHNERCTPYAPVPISGYDCQIGEVDVFNSPTGTIRRQTLETVGKMVVMNSVIGAHINKKQPWSDWNKKGTLPYRPAQFTSDDYWANLLAAKIDPVKQMGYDGPFSPVRIFLAEFNNTEE; encoded by the coding sequence ATGTGCAAGCGAGAAAAATCTTCTGCATTAGCTGTTGTCGCTGCACTGGCCTCATCAGGCATGTTATTTACCGACTCAGTGTTTGCGCAAGATAGCCGCCTGGTAAAAGAACCACAGACACCTGCAATCTGCAGCGTACTGACAGCGCAACTGGAGAGCGGTAAACAAAATGCTGTATCTGGTCGTGCACCGGATACACAAAGCCTGCAAGCCGCAATAGACGCCTGCCGCCCCGGCCAGGCAGTGCGCCTGAGCAGCCGTAATGGCAAGACCGCTTTTCTGTCCGGTGCCTTGCAATTGCGCAGCGGTGTTTCACTATTGCTTGATACCGGTGTGACTTTATATGCATCGACGCACCCGTTCGATTATGACCGTGGCACAGGCACCTGCGGTATCAATGATGACAAGGGCAAAGGTTGCAAACCTTTTATTACGATTGAACGCGCCAAAGGCAGCGGCATTTATGGCGAAGGTGTCATTGATGGCCAGGGTGGCGAACGTATTACCGGCAAGGAAGAAAGCTGGTGGCAGATCGCCCGGCGTGCGCAGAAAGAAAACAATCGCCAGAATGTGCCCAGACTCATAGAAGTCGCGCAGTCGAATGATTTTACCCTGCACAATATCACTTTGCGCAATTCACCCAATTTTCATGTCACGCTGAACCAGGTTGATGGCTTTACCGCCTGGGGTGTGCGCATCGATACGCCCGCCAATGCCAGAAATACCGATGGCATAGACCCTATCTCTTCGCGCAATATTACGATTGCCAATAGCTATATCCGTACCGGTGACGACAATGTCGCCATCAAGGCGGGTAACAACGGCCCGACAGAAAATATCACCATCCGCAATAACCATTTTTATTCAGGCCATGGCATGTCCATAGGCAGTGAAACCAATGGCGGTGTCAGCAATGTGCTGGTCGAAAATCTCAGCATGGACGGCACGACTTCAGGCTTGCGTATCAAGAGCGATGTCTCACGTGGTGGTTTGGTACAAAACATCAACTATCGCAATGTCTGTATACGCAATGTCAAGGCACCGATAGACTTTGATACCCATTACGGTAAAACTGCCACAGGTAATCTGGTGCCACAATACCGCAATATCAGTCTCGAGCATGTGCAGTCTTTAACACCAGGCAAGATCATTCTGCAAGGCTATGATGCAGAACATGTCATTGCACTCAAAATGAAGGATGTCAGCGTAGCAGACAAGAGCAGCAGCCAGTTTGAACATGTGCAACTGGAAGGCCGTGATAAAGTAGTTTTCAATGCAGTGGCTGCCAATCCTGGACAGTGCGAAAAGGCATTTGCTGCGTATCCAGAACCAAATAGTACAACTGATATTAGCAAGCGTCCGCAACTTGATGCGCACGCTGCCAAGAATTTTTCCTATAGCGAAGTCTTGAAATATGCAGGTTTTCCTGGTAAGGAACAAGTTGCACCATGGGACCCGCTGTCTGCCCCCATTGCCGCTGACCCGCAACTGGTGCCTGACTATATCGTTGATGCCAACGCCACACCAGATGGCATCAGGGCATTCAGGCAAGTGCAGGCCGCAGTTAATCAGGCTGCTGGTGATATAGAAAAATCGAAAGCAGGCAAGCAGCGCATTCACATCTACATCAAACCTGGTACTTACCGTGAACTGGTGTATGTGCCTGATACGACTATCCCCATCACCTTGTATGGCAGTGATGCCGCTACGACGCGCATCAGTGCCAATCTTGATGCAGCAACGACAGGCAGCACTTACAGTTCGCAATTTTCTGCACAGTTCGCGGGTGTACACAGTAACATCGTCGCCATGTACAACAGCATCAAAGACCGGCCAGCATTGGGGACTTTTGGCACTGCCGTATTGTGGGTCAAGAGTCCCGGCTTTCAGGCAAAAAACCTGACGATAGAAAATGCCTATAACAAGGATCAGGGCAATGCCCGCGCAGATTGCCAGCCAGGTAATTGCCCAGATGAAAACGGTATTTATGCACGCAGCCAGATGGTGCATCACCAGGCGCTGGCCGTCATGCTGGATGGTGCAGACAAGACGCATTTTGATGGTGTGCGCATGCTGGGCTTCCAGGACACCCTGTACATGAAGTCAGGCAAGGATGGCCAGACTGCCAGGCAGTTTTTCCAGCGCTCCTACATAGAAGGCGATGTCGATTTTATTTTTGGTGATGCCACGGCCTACTTTTTTGAAACTGAAATCAAATCCCTGGGCGACCGCAATTCCTCTTATGTCGGTGCCCCTAACACCAATGTGAAGTCGCGCTATGGCTTTGTGTTTGATCATTGCCGCTTCACCCATGACGGCAGCAGCAATGCCCTCGCTGGTAAATTCAGCCTGGCCCGCCAGTGGTTCCATAATGAGCGCTGCACACCGTATGCGCCTGTACCAATTTCGGGATATGACTGCCAGATAGGTGAGGTCGATGTTTTCAATTCACCGACAGGTACGATCAGGCGGCAAACGCTGGAAACGGTGGGCAAGATGGTCGTCATGAATTCTGTCATCGGTGCACATATCAATAAAAAGCAGCCCTGGTCAGACTGGAACAAAAAGGGTACCTTGCCTTACCGCCCTGCGCAATTTACCAGCGATGATTACTGGGCGAATCTACTGGCAGCAAAAATTGATCCTGTAAAGCAGATGGGATATGACGGGCCTTTTTCACCTGTGCGTATCTTCCTGGCAGAATTTAATAATACTGAAGAGTAA
- a CDS encoding glycoside hydrolase family 28 protein has product MKHEKNTVASQTARRNFIKTMSLAAGSSLPASRALAASMIEDPWQKAQDIVDRLAKPLKFRAADYRITDFGAVTCELKKVKSWISFEEQDNLSTPVANAKDIYPAIAQAIKTCHEAGGGRVIIPAGNWYCAGPIVLLSNVNVHLQKGAHIYFSNNPEDYAKYGSFDCGPNGKLVISRWQSNDCLNFSPMVYAYGQDNIALTGDDWSSILDGQGGVPFDDNGDCWWTWKGKQKTINSVGQNTTPNYKLGKRSENTANDLNATSLEKIAPQLDEKQRLRIQGDNDKWRADANYLPSLSEAGVPLGKRIFGMGHNLRPPMIQFISCTNVLMQGYQVNHTPFWQHHTVHCRNVVIRNVLAKSHGPNSDGFDPEACDHVLVESCTFDSGDDCIAIKAGKNLDTQYGPSQNIVIQNCTMQSGHGAVTLGSEMAGGIQNVYAQNLLFENINWATNPLNTAIRLKTNMNRGGYLKNFFVRNINIPNGVQTSPSFYTSLPGSPIQSKTVATAAGAVITFDCDYAPVSDNVRTRPPVVTNVHISNVKVGNVTTKNGKFSCFQAIVILGPVASDYNGDDKNPMIFPVTNVTISDCQFGTPVNAASPLYLYNVKGLELKNVLIGDKLHNGQLSA; this is encoded by the coding sequence ATGAAACACGAAAAAAATACAGTGGCAAGTCAGACGGCGCGCCGCAACTTTATCAAGACGATGTCCCTGGCTGCTGGCAGCAGCTTGCCAGCAAGCCGAGCGCTCGCCGCGAGCATGATAGAAGACCCCTGGCAAAAAGCCCAGGACATTGTCGATCGCCTCGCCAAGCCCCTCAAATTTCGCGCTGCTGATTACCGCATCACTGATTTTGGTGCCGTCACTTGTGAATTAAAGAAAGTCAAATCCTGGATCTCTTTTGAAGAGCAGGACAATTTATCTACACCGGTCGCCAATGCCAAAGATATTTATCCTGCGATCGCTCAGGCGATCAAAACTTGCCATGAAGCTGGCGGTGGCCGTGTGATCATCCCTGCCGGTAACTGGTATTGCGCAGGCCCCATCGTCTTGCTGTCGAATGTCAATGTGCATCTACAGAAAGGTGCGCACATCTATTTCAGCAATAATCCTGAAGACTATGCTAAATACGGCAGCTTTGATTGCGGGCCAAATGGCAAGCTGGTCATATCGCGCTGGCAGAGTAATGACTGCCTGAATTTCTCACCCATGGTATATGCCTATGGCCAGGATAATATTGCTCTGACGGGTGATGACTGGAGCAGCATACTCGACGGCCAAGGTGGTGTTCCCTTTGATGATAATGGTGATTGCTGGTGGACCTGGAAGGGCAAGCAAAAAACCATCAATTCTGTGGGGCAAAATACCACGCCAAATTACAAGCTAGGCAAGCGCTCAGAAAATACCGCAAATGACCTGAACGCGACCAGTCTGGAAAAAATCGCACCGCAACTCGATGAAAAACAAAGGCTGCGCATACAGGGTGACAATGATAAATGGCGTGCAGATGCGAATTATCTGCCATCCCTGTCCGAGGCAGGTGTGCCCTTGGGAAAACGTATCTTTGGTATGGGACATAATCTGCGTCCACCGATGATACAGTTTATCAGTTGCACGAATGTGCTGATGCAGGGCTACCAGGTTAACCATACCCCATTCTGGCAACACCATACTGTGCATTGCCGTAATGTGGTGATACGCAATGTCCTGGCGAAAAGCCATGGCCCCAACAGCGATGGCTTTGACCCCGAGGCCTGTGATCATGTACTGGTCGAGTCCTGCACATTTGATTCAGGTGATGACTGCATCGCCATCAAGGCCGGTAAAAATCTGGATACCCAGTATGGGCCATCACAAAATATCGTCATCCAGAATTGCACCATGCAAAGTGGCCATGGCGCGGTAACGCTGGGTAGTGAAATGGCGGGTGGCATACAGAATGTGTATGCGCAAAATCTCTTGTTCGAAAATATCAACTGGGCTACCAATCCGTTGAATACCGCGATACGCCTGAAGACGAATATGAACCGCGGTGGTTACCTCAAGAATTTCTTTGTACGCAATATCAACATACCGAATGGCGTGCAGACCAGCCCGTCTTTCTACACATCGCTGCCTGGCTCTCCAATTCAATCCAAGACAGTCGCCACCGCTGCCGGTGCGGTCATCACCTTTGATTGCGATTACGCACCGGTCAGTGACAATGTCAGGACCAGGCCCCCGGTGGTGACGAATGTGCATATCTCGAATGTCAAAGTGGGTAATGTCACGACCAAAAACGGCAAGTTCTCGTGCTTCCAGGCCATCGTTATCCTTGGCCCGGTCGCCTCAGACTATAACGGTGACGACAAGAATCCCATGATCTTCCCGGTCACCAATGTGACCATTAGCGACTGTCAGTTTGGTACGCCAGTGAATGCTGCAAGCCCATTGTATTTGTACAACGTCAAGGGCCTGGAGTTGAAGAATGTGCTGATAGGTGACAAGCTGCACAATGGCCAGCTCTCTGCATAA
- a CDS encoding SMP-30/gluconolactonase/LRE family protein produces MPEFSHIESIPAVNCIVGESPLWHAEQAAWYWVDIPAKTVWKLDARNGRLTSWLTTEMVACIALKQDGDFIAGMESGLFNLHLGEGSRALQTRLAAPAELKESGTGMRFNDGRCDRQGRFWSGTMFMDMAAAKAIGNLYRYSTAQGLSEPVVSNLLTQNGLAWSPDGKTMYLSDSHPASQTIWAFDYDMEDGMPHNKRVFADMKPMAGRPDGAAMDIDGCYWICGNDGACLLRFTPAGKLDRTIALPMNKPAMCTFGGPDMSTLLVSSIGAGKAEHDQWAGSLVLVRPGVAGVPETRFAN; encoded by the coding sequence ATGCCTGAATTTTCTCATATAGAGTCGATACCAGCCGTGAACTGCATCGTCGGTGAAAGCCCTCTGTGGCATGCGGAGCAGGCGGCCTGGTATTGGGTCGATATCCCGGCAAAAACCGTCTGGAAACTCGATGCCAGGAATGGCCGCTTGACATCCTGGCTGACCACGGAAATGGTCGCCTGCATCGCCCTGAAACAGGATGGCGATTTTATTGCGGGTATGGAGAGCGGCCTATTCAATCTGCATCTTGGTGAAGGCTCCCGCGCCCTGCAGACCCGTCTCGCAGCGCCTGCAGAATTGAAGGAGTCAGGAACTGGCATGCGTTTCAATGATGGTCGCTGTGACCGTCAGGGGCGTTTCTGGAGTGGCACCATGTTCATGGACATGGCAGCGGCGAAAGCGATAGGCAATCTCTATCGCTATTCAACAGCACAAGGACTGTCTGAGCCTGTCGTCAGTAATCTGCTGACCCAGAATGGCCTGGCCTGGTCACCAGATGGCAAGACCATGTATTTGTCGGATTCCCATCCTGCCAGCCAGACGATCTGGGCATTTGACTATGATATGGAAGATGGCATGCCACATAACAAGCGCGTCTTTGCCGACATGAAGCCCATGGCTGGTCGCCCTGACGGTGCCGCCATGGATATCGATGGCTGCTACTGGATATGCGGCAACGATGGTGCCTGCCTGCTGCGCTTCACGCCTGCAGGCAAGCTTGACCGTACCATAGCATTGCCCATGAACAAACCGGCCATGTGCACCTTTGGCGGGCCGGACATGAGTACCTTACTGGTGAGTTCCATAGGTGCTGGCAAGGCAGAACATGATCAATGGGCAGGCAGCCTGGTGCTGGTCAGGCCGGGTGTGGCAGGTGTGCCAGAAACAAGATTCGCAAACTGA
- a CDS encoding MFS transporter, whose protein sequence is MSQQAIGKYRWTICALLFFATTVNYLDRQVLSLLAPDLSKEFGWTNTDYANITAVFQFVYAISMLFAGRFIDKIGTKKAYLVAIAVWSVGAVMHAYSIMLGEGMVSALTALGIAAIPVSVAGFMISRAVLAIGEAGNFPAAIKATAEYFPKHERSFATGIFNSGANIGAILAPLTVPLIAAQWGWQSAFIIIGAIGFVWMIFWQMFYDKPEQQKYLSAAELAYINSSDAQAAEASAPGDAGKKVSWFKLLSYKQTWAFVIGKFMTDGVWWFFLFWLPKYLEAQYKMQKTEIVVPLAVLYSMTMIGSIGGGYFPSYFMRRGDSAYNGRMKAMFVIALFPLVVLLAQPFGYLGFWVPVLLIGVGTSAHQAWSANIFTTVSDMFPKKSVASIVGIGGMAGGLGGVLVSKTGGWLFDYYGKMGQIQTGYTIMFTFCAVAYLLAWGMMKALVPTHKEITDL, encoded by the coding sequence ATGAGCCAGCAAGCTATAGGAAAATACCGGTGGACTATTTGTGCCCTGCTATTTTTTGCCACCACCGTTAATTACCTGGATCGCCAGGTACTCAGTCTGTTAGCACCCGATTTATCCAAGGAATTTGGCTGGACCAATACTGACTATGCCAATATCACGGCGGTGTTCCAGTTTGTCTATGCCATCTCCATGCTGTTCGCCGGACGTTTTATCGACAAGATAGGCACCAAGAAAGCTTATCTGGTCGCCATTGCAGTATGGTCAGTTGGTGCGGTCATGCATGCTTATTCCATCATGCTGGGCGAAGGCATGGTCAGTGCGCTGACTGCACTCGGCATCGCTGCGATTCCAGTGTCTGTCGCAGGCTTCATGATTTCGCGTGCAGTGCTGGCAATAGGTGAAGCCGGTAACTTCCCTGCAGCGATCAAGGCCACGGCAGAATATTTCCCCAAGCATGAACGCTCTTTCGCCACCGGGATCTTTAATTCTGGTGCCAATATCGGTGCGATCCTGGCACCTTTGACTGTACCGCTGATTGCAGCGCAATGGGGTTGGCAGTCTGCCTTTATCATCATCGGCGCGATAGGTTTTGTCTGGATGATTTTCTGGCAGATGTTCTATGACAAACCTGAACAGCAAAAATACCTTTCAGCAGCAGAACTGGCCTACATCAATAGCAGTGATGCACAAGCTGCAGAGGCAAGTGCTCCTGGCGATGCGGGGAAAAAAGTATCCTGGTTCAAACTGCTGTCATATAAGCAGACCTGGGCCTTTGTCATCGGCAAATTCATGACGGACGGCGTGTGGTGGTTCTTCCTGTTCTGGCTGCCCAAGTATCTTGAAGCACAGTACAAGATGCAAAAAACCGAGATCGTCGTGCCACTGGCAGTGTTGTACAGCATGACCATGATAGGCAGCATAGGCGGTGGTTATTTCCCCAGTTATTTCATGCGCCGTGGCGACAGTGCCTATAATGGCCGCATGAAAGCCATGTTCGTGATTGCCCTTTTCCCGCTCGTGGTTTTGCTGGCGCAACCATTTGGTTATCTCGGCTTCTGGGTGCCGGTATTACTGATAGGCGTAGGCACTTCTGCCCACCAGGCCTGGTCTGCAAATATCTTCACCACTGTGTCTGATATGTTCCCGAAAAAATCGGTGGCATCCATCGTCGGTATCGGTGGCATGGCCGGTGGCCTTGGTGGTGTACTGGTCTCCAAAACCGGCGGCTGGCTGTTTGATTATTACGGAAAAATGGGGCAGATACAGACTGGCTACACCATCATGTTTACTTTCTGCGCGGTAGCCTACCTGCTGGCATGGGGCATGATGAAGGCGCTGGTGCCTACCCATAAAGAAATCACTGACCTGTAA